From the Agrobacterium larrymoorei genome, one window contains:
- the traF gene encoding conjugative transfer signal peptidase TraF, with translation MRRRAVLLFLTGASLVMSGLVSIAFMGGYRLNLTPSEPLGLWRIKALQRPVSIGDLVFLCPPTAAVFDEARRRGYVRRGLCAGGVAPLIKTVAALPGQHVDITDHIVIDGRSLPASTVRDRDGEGRPLTPDLGGVVPPHHLFLHSTFASSYDSRYFGPVPDSGLLGLAQPVITFDP, from the coding sequence ATGAGGCGGCGGGCGGTCCTTCTGTTTCTGACGGGCGCCAGCCTCGTCATGTCAGGACTGGTGTCGATAGCGTTCATGGGCGGGTACCGGCTGAATCTGACGCCGAGCGAACCACTCGGGCTCTGGCGCATCAAGGCGTTACAGCGTCCGGTCTCGATCGGCGATCTGGTGTTTCTCTGCCCGCCAACGGCAGCCGTCTTCGACGAGGCGCGACGGCGCGGATATGTACGCCGCGGATTGTGTGCCGGCGGTGTCGCGCCGCTTATCAAGACAGTCGCAGCGCTGCCCGGTCAGCATGTCGACATCACCGACCATATTGTGATCGATGGCCGCTCTCTACCCGCATCCACTGTGCGCGATCGGGACGGTGAGGGCAGACCGCTCACCCCTGATCTGGGCGGTGTCGTGCCCCCGCATCATTTGTTCCTTCACTCGACTTTTGCGAGCTCCTATGACTCCCGATATTTCGGCCCGGTTCCGGATTCCGGTCTTCTCGGCCTGGCGCAGCCGGTTATTACCTTTGATCCGTGA
- a CDS encoding conjugal transfer protein TraB, whose translation MTPDISARFRIPVFSAWRSRLLPLIRDRDDDGRKADRLKAVLLIAASIACGRIGWSGVVLLLPFAMIIPVLWAMAPSRLVAAAVSAGYFLAASRGLPQGVANFYAANLWPGLLLWVAASISFVAVNAVLWTKRAGQKASGKMWPDAAMAVRYLVVLVLTGLPPFGITGWAHPLTIAGVLFPGWGWWGLLLTAAGLTVMTTRLWPAAAITLSAFWLWSAAFWTEPNLQHGWTGVDLAQGQKLGRDESLQHQRELIAKMKRAAAADPKTRVVVMPESALGFWTPTVEHLWRDKLGGTSLTVIAGAAVIDTHSYDNVMVAISADEAKIVYRERMPVPVSMWQPWLQWTGQGGGARADFFGNPVVKVDGTRIAPLICYEQLILWPVLQSMLHSPEVIVAVGNGWWTGGTSIVAIQKASVTAWARLFGLPVVMAFNT comes from the coding sequence ATGACTCCCGATATTTCGGCCCGGTTCCGGATTCCGGTCTTCTCGGCCTGGCGCAGCCGGTTATTACCTTTGATCCGTGATCGCGATGACGATGGCCGGAAAGCCGATCGTTTGAAAGCTGTTCTGCTGATCGCAGCTTCTATCGCCTGTGGGCGAATCGGATGGAGCGGCGTGGTGCTTCTTTTGCCCTTCGCCATGATCATTCCGGTGCTCTGGGCGATGGCACCGTCCCGCTTAGTCGCGGCGGCGGTCTCGGCTGGGTATTTCCTCGCAGCGTCGCGAGGTCTCCCGCAGGGCGTGGCCAACTTCTATGCCGCCAATCTGTGGCCAGGGTTACTATTGTGGGTAGCGGCTTCCATCTCCTTCGTCGCTGTAAACGCCGTGCTCTGGACGAAGCGTGCCGGACAAAAGGCTTCCGGAAAGATGTGGCCGGATGCGGCAATGGCGGTGCGCTATCTGGTGGTTTTGGTGCTGACCGGGTTGCCGCCCTTCGGCATCACCGGATGGGCGCACCCGCTGACAATTGCGGGTGTGCTGTTTCCCGGTTGGGGCTGGTGGGGCCTCCTATTAACTGCGGCCGGCCTCACCGTCATGACGACAAGGCTTTGGCCAGCGGCTGCCATTACGCTATCAGCGTTCTGGCTCTGGTCCGCCGCGTTTTGGACAGAACCGAACCTACAGCATGGGTGGACGGGCGTCGACCTCGCGCAGGGACAAAAGCTCGGTCGGGATGAATCGCTTCAGCATCAGCGTGAGCTAATCGCAAAGATGAAGCGCGCTGCCGCCGCCGATCCGAAAACGCGCGTGGTAGTGATGCCGGAAAGTGCGCTCGGCTTCTGGACGCCGACGGTCGAGCATCTTTGGCGGGACAAACTGGGCGGAACCAGCCTCACCGTGATTGCCGGCGCTGCCGTCATCGATACCCACAGCTACGACAACGTCATGGTAGCGATATCGGCGGACGAGGCGAAGATTGTCTATCGCGAGCGAATGCCGGTTCCGGTCTCGATGTGGCAACCATGGCTGCAATGGACCGGGCAGGGCGGCGGAGCGCGTGCGGACTTCTTCGGCAATCCGGTGGTTAAGGTTGATGGAACCAGGATCGCGCCGCTGATTTGCTACGAACAGCTCATTCTCTGGCCGGTCCTGCAATCGATGCTGCACTCGCCCGAGGTGATCGTTGCCGTTGGGAATGGCTGGTGGACCGGGGGCACGTCGATCGTCGCCATCCAGAAGGCGAGTGTAACCGCCTGGGCCAGATTGTTCGGTCTGCCTGTCGTCATGGCATTCAATACTTGA
- a CDS encoding TraH family protein, whose product MVDAALTKQCADPALKPAIIEQFIARAGSQDPLAITVRSGSRVVLVPKPTTPEEALALIRDNLGRNTVRVGITQYPAGLGIVEAGQLKPDLVDVCENIRMGTALFGKVWRIVMKWYGNPTAADVLPQVMDDAIIAWQTGYFEGTAVFRAEHPGEGKISQPAEIQSDEAETKSGSRENAGVEDPPSEAIASDPNKAGIRIDLSGIGARER is encoded by the coding sequence ATGGTCGATGCCGCCCTTACCAAGCAATGCGCCGATCCGGCCCTGAAGCCCGCAATTATCGAGCAGTTCATCGCTCGTGCTGGATCGCAGGACCCGTTGGCGATCACCGTCCGGTCTGGAAGCCGCGTGGTGCTGGTGCCCAAACCCACGACGCCGGAGGAGGCGCTGGCGCTGATCCGCGACAATCTTGGTCGTAACACCGTGCGTGTTGGCATCACCCAGTATCCTGCAGGCCTCGGTATCGTCGAGGCAGGCCAGTTGAAGCCGGATCTCGTGGATGTTTGCGAGAACATTCGCATGGGAACCGCGCTATTCGGCAAGGTCTGGCGCATCGTCATGAAATGGTATGGCAATCCGACTGCTGCTGACGTGCTGCCGCAAGTGATGGATGATGCGATCATCGCCTGGCAGACGGGATACTTCGAGGGGACTGCGGTGTTTCGGGCGGAGCATCCTGGCGAGGGGAAAATTTCCCAACCGGCTGAGATCCAGAGTGACGAAGCCGAAACAAAATCCGGCTCTCGCGAAAATGCAGGAGTTGAAGATCCGCCATCTGAGGCGATCGCGTCTGACCCGAACAAGGCTGGTATCAGGATCGACCTGTCTGGGATAGGAGCTCGCGAGCGGTAG
- a CDS encoding transcriptional repressor TraM, whose protein sequence is MELEDATVTKKVELRPLIGLTHGLPPADLETITIDAIRTHRQLVEKADKLFQALPETYKTGKEAGGPQHVRYIEASIEMHAQMSAVSTLISILGFIPKVVVN, encoded by the coding sequence ATGGAACTGGAAGATGCCACAGTGACGAAGAAGGTAGAGCTCCGCCCATTGATCGGGCTGACGCACGGATTACCGCCGGCGGACCTGGAAACCATCACGATCGACGCCATCAGGACGCACCGGCAACTCGTGGAGAAAGCCGACAAGCTATTTCAGGCTCTGCCTGAGACCTACAAAACAGGAAAAGAAGCCGGCGGCCCGCAGCATGTCCGATACATTGAAGCGAGCATCGAGATGCATGCGCAGATGAGCGCCGTAAGCACACTGATCAGCATTCTTGGCTTCATTCCCAAGGTTGTCGTAAACTGA
- the traR gene encoding autoinducer-binding transcriptional regulator TraR gives MQHWLDKLTDLAAIEGDECILKTGLADIANHFGFTGYAYLHIQNRHITAVTNYHREWQSVYFNKKFDALDPVVKRARSRKHIFTWSGEQERSTLSKGERAFYAHAADFSIRSGITIPIKTANGSMSMFTLASEKPVIDLDREIDAIAAAATIGQIHSRISFLRTTPTAENAVWLDPKEATYLKWIAVGMTMEEIADIEGVKYNSVRVKLREVMKRFDVRSKAQLTALAIRRKLI, from the coding sequence ATGCAGCACTGGCTGGATAAATTGACCGATCTTGCCGCGATTGAAGGCGATGAGTGCATCCTGAAGACGGGGCTGGCGGACATAGCCAATCATTTCGGCTTTACCGGTTACGCCTACCTTCACATCCAGAATCGGCACATTACCGCCGTGACCAATTATCATCGCGAGTGGCAGTCGGTCTATTTCAATAAGAAATTTGACGCTCTCGATCCGGTCGTCAAACGCGCAAGGTCCAGGAAGCACATCTTCACCTGGTCGGGCGAGCAAGAGCGCTCGACGCTGTCGAAGGGCGAGCGCGCCTTCTATGCCCATGCAGCCGACTTCAGCATCCGCTCCGGCATTACCATTCCGATCAAGACCGCCAACGGGTCGATGTCGATGTTCACGCTGGCATCGGAGAAGCCGGTGATCGATCTCGATCGGGAGATCGACGCAATTGCAGCTGCGGCAACCATTGGGCAGATCCATTCCCGCATCTCATTCCTTCGCACTACACCCACGGCGGAAAATGCCGTGTGGCTCGATCCTAAAGAAGCGACCTATCTTAAATGGATCGCGGTCGGCATGACGATGGAGGAGATCGCCGACATCGAGGGGGTCAAGTATAACAGCGTCCGGGTGAAGCTTCGTGAGGTGATGAAGCGCTTCGACGTCCGCTCCAAGGCGCAGCTGACCGCGCTCGCAATCCGGCGGAAACTTATTTGA
- a CDS encoding aldose 1-epimerase: MKTIDERGRSIGEMNVPTTDLRRSQTIVSAQTTCGIEVIEVTSYRYRARIALQGATLLDWHPRDTNGQEGENVVDGYRDVHELTSQNGVRNGILAPFTNRLVRGRFDFDGRTYRLLPIAEGENEVYHGFLRVRQFELRGTAFAGENVRLEFVHKTVSAKAPSYSYDLEVSVAYVFSVSGVELEIATTNSGGETVPYVAGWHPYFRLPGSSAIDDLTLQVPSTFVVDTIDLIPQVTSDGEIKLQNSPTFHRPTRIGDHVLDCCFTQLIQDEDGISRTILTDPTSGTELSVWQERGHMHVYTGDTLARDRRRSIALEPVEDLTNAFNLPSRIKQVRLEPGDTRTFKCGFEYERGERRETEKGSLAGS; encoded by the coding sequence ATGAAGACAATCGATGAGCGCGGCAGGTCAATTGGGGAGATGAACGTGCCCACCACGGATCTTAGACGCAGTCAGACAATCGTTTCGGCCCAAACGACATGTGGGATCGAGGTGATCGAAGTAACAAGCTATCGATATCGCGCCCGGATCGCTCTGCAGGGCGCAACACTCCTCGATTGGCATCCAAGAGATACGAATGGTCAGGAAGGTGAAAACGTCGTTGACGGTTATCGTGATGTGCATGAGCTGACGTCCCAAAACGGCGTACGCAACGGGATCCTTGCTCCATTTACCAATCGTCTCGTAAGGGGTCGTTTCGATTTCGACGGTCGCACATATCGATTGCTTCCGATCGCAGAAGGCGAAAATGAGGTTTATCACGGTTTCTTGCGTGTGAGGCAGTTCGAGCTTCGAGGCACCGCGTTTGCTGGTGAAAATGTCCGATTAGAGTTCGTCCACAAGACGGTCAGCGCAAAAGCCCCGAGCTATTCTTATGATCTCGAAGTTTCTGTCGCGTACGTTTTTTCGGTTAGCGGAGTTGAACTTGAGATCGCCACTACAAACAGCGGCGGAGAGACAGTTCCCTACGTTGCAGGATGGCATCCGTATTTCAGGCTGCCTGGAAGCTCCGCCATTGATGACCTTACGCTCCAGGTCCCATCGACGTTTGTCGTGGATACGATTGATCTTATTCCTCAGGTCACATCAGATGGAGAGATAAAACTCCAAAATAGCCCTACTTTCCATCGACCGACCAGAATTGGCGATCACGTCCTTGATTGCTGCTTTACACAGCTCATTCAGGATGAAGACGGAATCTCCCGCACGATCCTGACTGATCCGACTTCTGGCACGGAATTGTCCGTCTGGCAGGAACGGGGGCATATGCATGTTTACACTGGTGACACACTTGCGAGAGATCGACGCAGATCAATAGCTCTTGAGCCTGTGGAAGATTTGACGAACGCCTTCAATCTCCCTAGCCGTATCAAACAAGTCCGTCTGGAACCGGGTGATACTCGAACCTTTAAATGCGGCTTCGAATATGAGCGCGGGGAACGCCGTGAGACCGAAAAGGGCTCTCTTGCTGGAAGTTGA